The segment AGGCCCCGGAGAAAGCCGCGCCCGGCGATTACGCCGCTTCGAAGAAGAAGCCGGCGACCCCCGATACCTCCTCCGTCGCGGAGCGGCTGAAGGAGATGCGCGAGGCGCGCGCCGGCTCGGACGCGGTCCGGTCGGTGCGGGAGGCGGTCGAGCAGCGCCGGCGCGAGGCGGCGGCGCGCGCCGCCGTCCGGGGAGTCGGGGGAAGGGTCGCGCGCCGGATCGAGCGGCCGCCGGCGGCCGCGGCCGGCGTCGGCGATTACGGCGGCGGGTCGCAGGGGACGGTCCGGGTCGCGCCGGAGCTTCTCGAGTTCTACCGGAAGCTGGAGGAGCGGGTGCGGGAGAGCTGGGCCGTGCCCGAGGCCTTGATGCGGGACGCCGGAAAGCTCCTGGTGGAGATGCGGATCGTCATCGAGAAGGACGGCCGGGTTTCCGACGCGCGGATCGAAAAGGGCTCGGGCAATGTCTATTTCGATGACTCCGTCCGCCGCGCGATCCGGAAGGCGAGCCCGCTGCCGGTTCCCCCGGAGCGGCTGCGCGGCGGCGAGGACCATTACGAAGTGGGATTCCGGTTCCACGGCGCGGGAGGCGGGAGATGATGCGTGCGATGGGGAGAGCGTTTACG is part of the Thermodesulfobacteriota bacterium genome and harbors:
- a CDS encoding energy transducer TonB; amino-acid sequence: APEKAAPGDYAASKKKPATPDTSSVAERLKEMREARAGSDAVRSVREAVEQRRREAAARAAVRGVGGRVARRIERPPAAAAGVGDYGGGSQGTVRVAPELLEFYRKLEERVRESWAVPEALMRDAGKLLVEMRIVIEKDGRVSDARIEKGSGNVYFDDSVRRAIRKASPLPVPPERLRGGEDHYEVGFRFHGAGGGR